The following proteins are encoded in a genomic region of Lemur catta isolate mLemCat1 chromosome 10, mLemCat1.pri, whole genome shotgun sequence:
- the IGFBPL1 gene encoding insulin-like growth factor-binding protein-like 1: MPRLPPLFPLLLLLLPPLALGLGLRGADSRRPECGPCRPERCPALAGCPAPGISARDECGCCARCLGAEGASCGGRAGARCGPGLVCASRAAGAAPEGTGLCVCAQRGAVCGSDGRSYPSICALRLRVRHSPRAHLGHLHKARDGPCEFAPVVIIPPQSVHNVTGAQVCLSCEVRAVPTPVITWKKVTQSPRGTQVLEELPGDHVNIAVQVRGGPSDHEASAWLLINPLRKEDEGVYECHAANMVGEAQSHGTVTVLELSKPKSPRFPAPDDHM, from the exons ATGCCGCGCTTACCGCCGCTCTTCccgctgctgcttctgctgctgccgccgctggCCCTGGGCCTCGGGCTCCGCGGTGCGGACAGCCGGCGCCCCGAGTGCGGCCCGTGCCGGCCGGAGCGCTGCCCGGCGCTCGCCGGCTGCCCGGCTCCCGGGATCTCTGCGCGCGACGAGTGCGGCTGCTGCGCGCGCTGCCTGGGCGCGGAGGGCGCGAGCTGCGGGGGGCGGGCGGGCGCGCGCTGTGGCCCGGGCCTGGTGTGCGCGAGCCGGGCCGCGGGGGCGGCGCCCGAGGGCACCGGGCTCTGCGTGTGCGCGCAGCGCGGCGCCGTCTGTGGCTCCGACGGCCGCTCCTACCCCAGCATCTGCGCGCTGCGCCTGCGCGTTCGGCACTCGCCCCGCGCGCACCTCGGCCACCTGCACAAGGCGCGCGATGGCCCCTGCGAGTTCG CTCCTGTGGTCATCATTCCTCCCCAGAGCGTCCACAATGTCACCGGGGCACAGGTGTGCCTGTCCTGTGAGGTGAGGGCTGTGCCCACCCCAGTCATCACGTGGAAGAAG GTCACACAGTCCCCTAGGGGCACCCAGGTGCTGGAGGAGTTGCCTGGGGACCATGTCAATATCGCTGTCCAGGTGCGAGGGGGCCCTTCCGACCACGAGGCCTCCGCCTGGCTTTTG ATCAACCCCCTGAGAAAGGAAGACGAGGGCGTGTACGAGTGCCACGCGGCCAACATGGTTGGGGAAGCCCAGTCCCACGGCACGGTGACGGTTCTCGAGCTGAGTAAACCCAAGAGCCCCCGCTTCCCGGCTCCAGATGACCACATGTGA